A DNA window from Paraburkholderia sp. PGU19 contains the following coding sequences:
- a CDS encoding porin: MKKSLIAAALIASFASTAHAQNSVTLYGMIDVGMNYANNVGGHKQYSMAAGNLSGDRWGLRGAEDLGGGLQTLFVLENGFSVANGKLGQGGDEFGRQAYLGFSSSNIGTITFGRQYDLINDLTYMFVAAQMWGGYASAHPGDVDNTDGSNHVNNAIKFRSVSYGGLSFAGLYSFGGVAGNFNQNQIWSVGANYNSGPLTLGAAFVNARDPNFSYFGNTAGSSTTGSNMTASRVYSGYASAKTQQIFVAGASYAVGAATIGVAYSNTQFKDIGTLPGLPATGAGGDARFHDIEVNVGYQLTPALHLGVAYNYLKGYGVNGATYNQGTIGANYFLSKRTDLYTVAVYQHASGIDSTGGKAVANLTGLTASTTQNQAQVVIGIRHRF, translated from the coding sequence ATGAAAAAGTCCTTGATTGCGGCGGCCCTCATAGCCTCGTTCGCATCTACGGCACATGCTCAGAACAGCGTCACACTCTACGGTATGATCGACGTCGGCATGAACTATGCGAACAACGTTGGTGGCCACAAGCAGTATTCGATGGCCGCCGGAAATCTCAGTGGCGACCGTTGGGGGCTGCGAGGCGCTGAGGACCTCGGGGGCGGACTGCAAACACTTTTCGTGCTTGAAAACGGCTTCAGTGTCGCGAACGGAAAGCTCGGTCAAGGGGGCGACGAGTTCGGACGCCAAGCCTATCTCGGTTTCTCATCATCGAACATAGGTACCATTACGTTCGGGCGTCAATATGATTTGATTAACGATTTGACCTACATGTTCGTGGCGGCACAGATGTGGGGTGGATACGCCAGCGCCCATCCTGGCGATGTAGATAACACAGATGGCAGCAACCACGTCAACAACGCGATCAAGTTTCGCAGTGTGTCGTACGGTGGATTGTCGTTCGCGGGCCTCTACAGCTTCGGCGGTGTCGCTGGGAATTTCAACCAAAACCAGATCTGGTCAGTCGGGGCGAACTACAATTCAGGACCACTAACGCTTGGCGCCGCTTTCGTCAACGCGCGGGATCCTAACTTCTCCTATTTTGGCAATACCGCGGGTTCAAGCACTACGGGTTCCAACATGACTGCAAGCCGCGTGTATTCCGGCTATGCGTCCGCGAAAACACAGCAGATCTTCGTCGCAGGCGCTTCTTATGCCGTTGGCGCTGCAACGATCGGCGTTGCCTACAGCAACACGCAGTTCAAGGATATCGGGACGCTACCGGGTCTCCCGGCTACCGGCGCAGGCGGCGATGCAAGATTCCACGACATTGAAGTCAATGTCGGCTATCAACTCACGCCGGCCCTCCACCTCGGCGTCGCCTATAACTACCTGAAAGGATATGGCGTCAACGGTGCAACTTACAATCAAGGCACGATCGGGGCTAACTACTTCCTTTCCAAGCGAACTGACCTTTACACAGTCGCTGTTTACCAGCATGCGTCGGGCATTGATTCGACCGGTGGGAAGGCGGTCGCAAACCTCACGGGCCTAACCGCCTCCACAACTCAGAACCAGGCGCAAGTAGTTATTGGCATCCGGCATCGCTTCTAG
- a CDS encoding DUF1488 family protein: METVELEPQVLADHRGVAFGLVRPNGPVECVITIATLEAYFWLEPRASDARILKTFRDGYGRIRAIAERRLLAHPATRLELTPDDFARP; this comes from the coding sequence ATGGAAACTGTTGAACTCGAACCCCAGGTGCTTGCCGACCACCGCGGCGTGGCGTTTGGCCTCGTGCGCCCGAACGGCCCGGTTGAATGCGTGATCACGATCGCGACACTGGAAGCGTATTTCTGGCTCGAACCCCGGGCCAGCGACGCCCGCATCCTGAAGACCTTCCGCGATGGGTACGGGCGCATCCGCGCGATTGCCGAGCGCAGGCTGCTCGCCCATCCGGCCACGCGCCTGGAACTGACGCCGGACGATTTCGCGCGTCCCTGA